One Rhizobiales bacterium GAS188 DNA window includes the following coding sequences:
- a CDS encoding pyrophosphate-dependent phosphofructokinase, which produces MAKKRIGILTGGGDVPGLNSVIKTVTYRSSEDGIEILGLRRGWEALTHLNLEDPASRSRYVLPLNRENTRTIDRRGGTVLHSSRTNPSKMRKLPDHLAGKDFPASASSKGGIDSTTSVTKTWDVSGQVLANLSALGIEHLIAIGGDDTLSYAAKLDQLGVKIIAIPKTMDNDVRNTEYCIGFSTAITRASDAIQRQRTTVGSHERIGIFRVFGRDAGFTALYTAYAISIRCVIPEHKIDLDKLIELLLEDKRRNPSNYALLVISEGAAWEGREPPEYGEPDAYGHRKKASVAELLADEIKRRTGEDTIASDLTYDLRSGDPDFIDKLVAVTFGNMAYDAVLDGKSGLMSALVGGCYDLVPIPDPKLGPRKLDVASTYSTERYRPIYANKRGLPIFLNRAS; this is translated from the coding sequence ATGGCAAAAAAGCGCATCGGCATTCTTACCGGCGGCGGCGACGTCCCCGGCCTCAACTCCGTCATCAAGACCGTCACTTACCGCAGCAGCGAGGACGGCATCGAGATCTTGGGTCTCCGTCGCGGGTGGGAGGCGCTGACGCACCTGAACCTCGAGGACCCGGCCAGCAGGTCCCGATACGTCTTGCCGCTGAACCGCGAGAACACCCGCACCATCGACCGGCGCGGCGGCACCGTGTTGCACTCGAGCCGCACGAACCCGTCCAAGATGCGAAAGCTGCCCGATCACCTCGCCGGCAAGGACTTTCCGGCGTCTGCGAGCAGCAAAGGCGGCATCGACAGCACGACGTCGGTCACCAAGACTTGGGACGTCTCCGGGCAGGTGCTGGCGAACCTCTCGGCCCTCGGCATCGAACACCTTATTGCCATCGGCGGCGACGACACGCTCAGCTACGCGGCCAAGCTCGACCAGCTCGGCGTCAAGATCATCGCCATCCCGAAGACGATGGACAACGACGTCCGCAATACCGAGTACTGCATCGGCTTCTCGACGGCGATCACCCGCGCCAGCGACGCCATCCAACGCCAGCGCACCACGGTCGGCTCGCATGAGCGGATCGGCATTTTTCGCGTCTTCGGTCGCGATGCCGGCTTCACGGCGCTCTACACCGCCTACGCCATCTCGATCCGTTGCGTCATCCCCGAACACAAGATCGATCTCGACAAGCTCATCGAGCTGCTCCTCGAGGACAAGCGCCGCAACCCGAGCAATTACGCGCTGCTCGTCATCAGCGAAGGCGCCGCTTGGGAAGGCCGCGAGCCGCCGGAATACGGCGAGCCCGACGCCTACGGCCACCGCAAGAAGGCCAGCGTGGCCGAGCTGCTCGCCGACGAGATCAAGCGACGCACCGGCGAGGACACGATCGCCTCCGACCTCACCTACGACCTGCGCTCGGGCGACCCGGACTTCATCGACAAGCTCGTGGCCGTGACCTTCGGCAACATGGCCTACGACGCGGTGCTCGATGGCAAGAGCGGCCTCATGTCGGCGTTGGTGGGGGGCTGCTACGACCTCGTGCCCATCCCCGACCCCAAGCTCGGGCCGCGCAAATTGGACGTCGCCTCAACCTACAGCACCGAGCGCTACCGTCCGATCTACGCCAACAAGCGCGGGCTGCCGATCTTTCTGAACCGCGCGTCATAG
- a CDS encoding amino acid/amide ABC transporter membrane protein 2, HAAT family — MTGGRIFVQRWTPVSIAATCSLVALVAILAFGPYYLGAYFTDRFTTLFIYVIMAAMWNALAGYGGLVSVGQQAFFGLGAYALIRLSYWGVDVYPAIILATLLVGAVSLPLSLFALRLRGGQFAIGMWVIAELLHLLVNLDPRVNGETGISLIALNAFQPELRRAYNYWMALAAMTALVGLVFVLLRSRVGASIQAIRDNEEAAASVGVNVLAGKRLIFVLAALGCAAAGAIWLATLISFQPKTYFSVQWTAYMIFMVLVGGLGTFEGPLLGALILFVIETVFGGSGVWYLVGLGASALVFSLFLPRGLWGTLQDHVGFRLMPVGYRLRFPDGPEVSEESKSVRSNSNAASPNAM, encoded by the coding sequence ATGACCGGCGGCAGGATCTTCGTCCAGCGTTGGACCCCGGTGTCGATCGCGGCGACCTGCAGCCTGGTTGCGCTTGTGGCGATACTCGCCTTCGGCCCTTACTACCTCGGCGCCTATTTCACAGACCGATTCACCACGCTGTTCATCTATGTGATCATGGCCGCGATGTGGAATGCACTGGCCGGCTATGGCGGCCTCGTCTCGGTGGGGCAACAAGCATTTTTCGGCCTGGGTGCCTATGCGCTTATTCGCCTGTCCTACTGGGGCGTCGATGTCTACCCGGCCATCATCCTGGCGACGCTCCTCGTCGGCGCCGTGTCGTTGCCGCTCTCGCTCTTCGCGCTGCGGCTGCGTGGCGGACAATTCGCCATCGGCATGTGGGTCATCGCCGAATTGCTCCACCTCCTGGTCAATCTCGATCCGCGGGTGAATGGCGAGACCGGCATTTCGTTGATCGCACTGAACGCGTTCCAGCCCGAGCTTCGCCGAGCCTATAATTACTGGATGGCGCTTGCGGCCATGACCGCGCTGGTGGGGCTGGTGTTCGTGCTCCTGCGCAGCCGCGTCGGCGCCTCGATTCAGGCGATCCGCGACAATGAGGAAGCTGCGGCCTCGGTCGGGGTGAATGTGCTCGCCGGCAAGCGCCTGATCTTCGTGCTCGCTGCCTTGGGATGCGCCGCTGCCGGGGCGATCTGGCTGGCGACGCTCATCAGCTTTCAGCCCAAGACCTATTTCAGCGTTCAATGGACCGCCTACATGATCTTCATGGTGTTGGTGGGCGGCCTCGGCACCTTCGAAGGACCTCTGTTGGGCGCCCTCATATTGTTCGTGATCGAGACCGTCTTCGGCGGCAGCGGCGTCTGGTATCTGGTCGGTCTCGGCGCTTCGGCGCTGGTGTTCTCGCTGTTTCTGCCTCGCGGTTTATGGGGAACGCTGCAGGATCATGTCGGTTTCCGCCTAATGCCCGTCGGCTATCGGCTGCGATTCCCCGATGGCCCCGAGGTGAGCGAAGAGTCCAAATCAGTGCGATCAAACTCCAACGCGGCGTCGCCGAACGCGATGTGA
- a CDS encoding amino acid/amide ABC transporter membrane protein 1, HAAT family: protein MMWAGQILQGILLGGYYALIACGLSFMFGVMRVINLAHGSLAVLAAYLVWMVAERFDVSPFIGLVAVLPVMAVIGWLLQRWVLERGLRSGPLVPLLSTFGIAIVLDNMLFETFGADIQSLAPNIGDFAFDSWNLTDQIAVGQLALLTFIVAVALLGGLHVFLERAPLGRAIRATAEDPDTAELVGIDSRKVYAVAAAIALATVGLAGTFLGMRAAFDPYAGPAQLIFAFEAVVIGGAGSLWGTLVGGIVLGVAQNLGSQISPQGFLIAGHAVFLIILGARLFVTGHDLRMLARMLLRPSA from the coding sequence ATGATGTGGGCCGGCCAGATCCTGCAAGGCATTCTCCTCGGCGGCTACTACGCCCTGATCGCGTGCGGCCTGTCCTTCATGTTCGGGGTGATGCGCGTCATCAATCTCGCGCATGGCAGTCTCGCGGTGCTGGCGGCATATTTGGTCTGGATGGTGGCCGAGCGCTTTGACGTCTCGCCTTTCATCGGGCTCGTCGCCGTCCTGCCCGTCATGGCGGTGATCGGCTGGCTGCTGCAGCGATGGGTCCTGGAACGAGGCTTGCGGTCGGGCCCGCTGGTGCCGCTGCTCAGCACCTTCGGCATCGCGATCGTGCTCGACAACATGCTCTTCGAGACCTTCGGCGCCGATATCCAATCACTCGCGCCGAATATCGGCGACTTCGCCTTCGACAGCTGGAATCTGACCGACCAGATCGCCGTCGGCCAGCTGGCGCTGCTCACCTTCATTGTCGCCGTCGCACTGCTCGGCGGCCTCCATGTCTTCCTCGAACGCGCGCCGCTCGGTCGCGCCATCCGGGCGACGGCAGAAGATCCCGATACCGCCGAGCTCGTCGGCATCGACTCGCGCAAGGTCTACGCCGTCGCGGCAGCCATTGCGCTCGCGACCGTCGGTCTCGCGGGAACATTCCTCGGGATGCGTGCAGCCTTCGATCCCTATGCCGGGCCTGCCCAGCTGATCTTCGCCTTCGAGGCCGTGGTGATCGGTGGTGCCGGATCGTTGTGGGGAACATTGGTGGGCGGAATCGTGCTCGGCGTCGCCCAGAACCTTGGTTCGCAGATCAGCCCGCAAGGATTTCTGATCGCCGGTCATGCCGTGTTTCTGATCATCTTGGGCGCGCGTTTGTTCGTCACCGGCCATGACCTGCGGATGCTGGCCCGTATGTTGCTGAGGCCATCGGCATGA
- a CDS encoding 3-hydroxybenzoate 6-hydroxylase, producing MTGTKNKPILIAGGGIGGLAAALGLAQKGYAVTVLERASALGEIGAGIQLGPNAFHAFDYLGVGEAARGMAVYVDQLRLMDALSGVEVTHIDLGEPFRKRFRNPYAVVHRGDLHGVFLRACQAHDKVTLKVKSEVVSFEQDGSLVTARLASGEEISGAALIGADGLWSNVRKQVVGDGPPRVSGHTTYRSVIPLEQMPEDLRWNAATLWAGPKCHVVHYPLSGWKFFNLVVTYHNDAPEPVAGKPVGVEEVRKGFEHVHDRVQAIIRQGKDWKLWVLCDRDPVENWVLGRAVLLGDAAHPMMQYFAQGACMALEDAVCLSHMLGSHPNDLDAALAAYQWQRVTRTARVQLQSRAIGEHIYHPAGAHARLRNEIMSAKSSEQYYDHLAWLYGGSGLPDGASP from the coding sequence ATGACAGGCACGAAGAACAAGCCCATCCTGATCGCGGGCGGCGGCATTGGCGGCCTCGCCGCGGCTCTGGGCCTCGCCCAGAAAGGATATGCGGTCACGGTTCTCGAGCGTGCCTCGGCGCTCGGCGAGATCGGCGCCGGCATCCAGCTCGGACCGAACGCCTTCCACGCCTTCGACTATCTCGGCGTCGGCGAGGCGGCGCGCGGCATGGCGGTCTATGTCGACCAGCTGCGCCTGATGGATGCGCTCAGCGGCGTGGAAGTCACCCATATCGATCTCGGCGAGCCCTTCCGTAAGCGCTTCCGCAATCCCTATGCGGTGGTCCACCGGGGCGATCTGCACGGCGTCTTCCTCAGGGCCTGCCAAGCCCATGACAAGGTCACGCTCAAGGTGAAGAGCGAGGTCGTCTCCTTCGAGCAGGACGGCTCCTTGGTGACCGCGAGGCTGGCTTCGGGGGAAGAGATCTCTGGCGCCGCCTTGATCGGAGCGGACGGGCTCTGGTCGAATGTGCGCAAGCAGGTGGTGGGCGACGGCCCTCCCCGCGTCTCCGGCCACACCACCTATCGCTCGGTCATCCCGCTCGAGCAAATGCCCGAGGATCTGCGCTGGAACGCCGCGACCTTATGGGCCGGCCCCAAATGCCATGTGGTGCATTACCCGCTCTCCGGCTGGAAATTCTTCAATCTCGTCGTGACCTACCACAATGACGCCCCCGAGCCCGTGGCCGGCAAGCCGGTCGGTGTCGAGGAGGTGCGCAAGGGCTTCGAGCATGTGCATGACCGGGTCCAGGCCATCATCCGCCAGGGCAAGGATTGGAAGCTCTGGGTGCTCTGCGACCGCGACCCGGTGGAGAATTGGGTGCTGGGCCGCGCCGTGCTGCTCGGCGACGCGGCCCATCCCATGATGCAGTATTTCGCCCAAGGTGCCTGCATGGCGCTGGAGGACGCGGTGTGCCTCTCCCACATGCTGGGCAGCCATCCGAACGATCTCGACGCGGCGCTCGCCGCCTATCAATGGCAGCGCGTCACGCGCACCGCACGTGTGCAGCTCCAGTCGCGCGCCATCGGCGAGCATATCTACCATCCGGCCGGCGCCCATGCACGGCTGCGCAACGAGATCATGAGCGCCAAATCCTCGGAGCAATATTACGATCATCTCGCCTGGCTCTATGGCGGCAGCGGCCTGCCCGACGGCGCGAGCCCGTGA
- a CDS encoding Methyltransferase domain-containing protein, whose amino-acid sequence MTSSFNVHDAAGYEQLMGRWSKELAPLLIDFAGLADDEKILDVGCGNGSLTFALARTADLGEIAAIDYSPVFVEEAIRRNSDPRIKIRQADACNLPFEDGAFDRALALLVLHFVPEAGKAVAEMSRVVRQGGVIAAAVWDHLGGMPSMRMMVDTVVALSEGGRQLRDRYCFQPMMQPGEMKRTFVEQGLVEVTETQLMIRMDYQSFDDYWAPIAAGEGPLGKYVTTLDAAARARIDAAVRDAYEAGRSDGPRSFASVAWACRGIVP is encoded by the coding sequence ATGACCTCAAGCTTCAACGTCCACGATGCGGCCGGATATGAGCAACTCATGGGCCGCTGGAGCAAAGAACTTGCGCCCTTGCTCATCGATTTCGCGGGGCTTGCCGACGATGAAAAGATTCTTGACGTCGGCTGCGGCAACGGCAGCCTGACCTTCGCGCTCGCCAGGACAGCCGATCTCGGGGAGATTGCCGCGATCGACTACTCGCCCGTCTTCGTGGAGGAGGCGATCCGGCGCAATAGCGACCCCCGCATAAAGATCCGGCAGGCAGATGCTTGCAATTTGCCCTTCGAGGACGGCGCGTTCGACCGCGCCTTGGCGCTGCTCGTGCTCCATTTCGTGCCCGAGGCCGGCAAAGCGGTCGCTGAGATGAGCCGCGTCGTGCGACAGGGCGGCGTGATTGCAGCAGCCGTGTGGGATCATCTCGGCGGCATGCCCAGCATGCGCATGATGGTCGACACGGTGGTGGCACTCAGCGAAGGCGGGCGCCAGCTGCGCGACCGATATTGCTTCCAGCCGATGATGCAACCGGGTGAAATGAAACGGACCTTTGTCGAGCAGGGACTTGTGGAGGTTACCGAAACCCAACTGATGATTCGCATGGACTACCAAAGCTTCGACGATTACTGGGCGCCCATTGCCGCGGGCGAAGGGCCGCTCGGCAAATATGTGACCACGCTCGACGCGGCAGCCCGGGCGCGCATCGACGCCGCCGTGCGCGACGCCTACGAGGCCGGCCGGTCCGACGGCCCGAGGTCTTTTGCGAGCGTCGCATGGGCCTGCCGCGGTATCGTGCCCTGA
- a CDS encoding amino acid/amide ABC transporter ATP-binding protein 1, HAAT family gives MEEKSVTLVAAGVAKRFDAFLAVDDVDFVLDDNEAVGIVGPNGAGKTTLLNLLAGAYRPSAGSVIFAGVDVTDLGAAHRCRLGIARSHQVPRPFGGMTVFENVFVAASTGGRLKGEGAYQSCIESLDLCGMLHLANRQAETIGLLDRKRLELARALATNPKVLLLDEIGGGLTDAEASELVEIIQELCRRRIAIVWIEHIVHVLVQVVGRLVCMDAGRVIADGEPKDVMANAAVIDAYFGRGGA, from the coding sequence ATGGAGGAGAAGAGCGTCACCCTGGTTGCCGCCGGAGTAGCCAAACGCTTCGATGCGTTCCTGGCGGTCGACGATGTCGACTTCGTGCTCGACGATAATGAGGCGGTCGGCATCGTCGGACCGAACGGTGCCGGCAAGACGACCCTCCTGAACTTGCTGGCCGGCGCCTACCGGCCATCCGCCGGCAGCGTGATTTTTGCTGGTGTCGATGTCACCGATCTGGGGGCCGCCCATCGCTGCCGGCTCGGCATCGCACGCTCGCACCAGGTGCCGCGGCCCTTCGGCGGCATGACCGTGTTCGAGAATGTCTTTGTCGCGGCGTCCACCGGCGGCCGGCTCAAAGGCGAAGGCGCCTACCAAAGCTGCATTGAATCGCTGGATCTCTGCGGCATGCTCCATCTCGCCAATCGTCAAGCGGAGACGATCGGCCTGCTCGACCGCAAGCGGCTCGAATTGGCCCGCGCCTTAGCGACCAATCCCAAGGTTCTGCTGCTTGACGAGATCGGTGGCGGCCTGACCGACGCCGAAGCGAGCGAGCTGGTCGAGATCATCCAGGAATTGTGTCGGCGCCGCATCGCCATCGTCTGGATCGAGCATATCGTTCACGTGCTGGTGCAAGTCGTCGGGCGTCTGGTGTGCATGGACGCCGGCCGCGTCATTGCCGATGGCGAGCCCAAGGACGTTATGGCGAACGCGGCTGTGATCGACGCTTATTTCGGGCGAGGCGGGGCGTGA
- a CDS encoding transcriptional regulator, MarR family yields the protein MSMDDVLAKPGHLFRRMQQIAVAIFIDECASFDLTPVQFSALVAIREHRDVDATRLSALIAFDRSTLGDVIERLEAKGLVLRRQSREDRRTKVLRLSAKARKLLREVMPHVDRAQDRMLSPLEPDERYRLMHLLERLVEANNEFSRAPLGENAASENRRAG from the coding sequence ATGTCGATGGACGATGTCTTGGCCAAGCCGGGGCATTTGTTCCGGCGCATGCAGCAGATCGCCGTCGCGATCTTCATCGACGAATGCGCGAGCTTCGACCTGACGCCCGTGCAGTTCTCGGCGCTGGTCGCCATTCGCGAGCATCGAGACGTCGATGCGACCAGGTTGTCGGCGCTGATCGCCTTCGACCGCTCGACCTTGGGCGATGTCATCGAGCGGCTCGAGGCGAAGGGCCTGGTGCTGCGTCGCCAGAGCCGCGAAGACCGCCGCACCAAGGTGCTGCGCCTGTCGGCCAAGGCCCGCAAGCTGTTGCGCGAGGTCATGCCGCACGTCGACCGTGCCCAGGACCGCATGCTCAGCCCCCTCGAACCCGATGAACGGTACAGGCTGATGCATCTCCTGGAGCGGCTGGTCGAGGCCAATAACGAGTTCTCGCGCGCACCGCTCGGCGAGAACGCAGCTTCCGAGAATAGACGCGCTGGATAA
- a CDS encoding amino acid/amide ABC transporter ATP-binding protein 2, HAAT family, translating to MSILAVEKLEARHGLLQAVRGVSFAMAEGEILALVGANGAGKTTLLRAIAGAHRPSAGHILFDGADVSKLRAHQRVSLGMALVPEGRRLFPGLTVEENLKVAGAARRSNQGVWNIDSVLEAFPMLRACLKRRGGDLSGGQQQATAIGRALMTNPRLLLLDEVSLGLAPIAVDQVYESLHTVIAGGATIILVEQELDRALKVATRLACMLEGRIVLEGKAMDLTRDQVTEAYFGLHRASRAGAPS from the coding sequence GTGAGCATCCTGGCGGTCGAGAAGCTCGAGGCACGCCACGGGCTGCTTCAAGCGGTGCGGGGTGTGTCGTTCGCGATGGCGGAAGGCGAGATACTCGCGCTTGTCGGAGCCAATGGCGCCGGCAAAACCACCCTGTTGCGGGCCATTGCCGGGGCTCACCGACCATCCGCCGGCCATATCCTGTTCGACGGCGCCGATGTCAGCAAGCTGCGGGCTCATCAGCGAGTGAGCCTGGGCATGGCGCTGGTACCCGAGGGACGGCGGCTGTTTCCCGGCCTGACCGTGGAAGAGAACCTGAAAGTCGCTGGCGCCGCCCGGCGCTCAAATCAGGGCGTATGGAATATCGACTCGGTGCTCGAGGCATTCCCCATGCTCCGCGCCTGCCTCAAGCGGCGTGGCGGAGACCTGTCCGGGGGGCAGCAACAGGCGACCGCCATCGGGCGTGCGCTGATGACCAATCCGCGCCTCCTGCTGCTCGACGAGGTCTCCCTGGGACTGGCGCCGATCGCCGTGGACCAGGTCTATGAATCGCTTCACACGGTCATCGCTGGGGGCGCGACGATCATCCTGGTCGAACAAGAGCTCGACCGCGCCCTCAAGGTCGCGACACGCCTTGCCTGCATGCTCGAAGGGCGCATCGTCCTCGAGGGCAAGGCGATGGACCTCACTCGGGACCAGGTCACCGAAGCCTATTTCGGGCTGCACCGGGCGAGCCGCGCAGGCGCCCCGTCATGA
- a CDS encoding amino acid/amide ABC transporter substrate-binding protein, HAAT family, whose amino-acid sequence MTTKIPPSDQNGTAAVGRGLTRRQFTKRAAVTVSGAALAETVPALWRTANAAEIIKVGFLSPRSGPLAGFGEGDPYVIDLVRKTLAKGFAVGGKTYAVELIDKDAQSDPARAGQLAKELITSNAIDFMLTTSTPETVNPVSDACEAAGVPCLSTVMPWEAWYFGRGAKPGAPSPFKWTYHFSFGVKNFLDCYVSQWSTLQTNKKLGVLYPNDADGNAIREHLAPALAQAGYTVIDPGGYEDGTSDYSAQIAKFKAEKCEIFNTFPIPPDFATFWRQAAQQGYTKTTKIVQIAKTGLFPSNVEALGSLGDKLASACYWHRDFPYSSSLTGVTSKDLADGYEKVAGKQWNQQIGASMSLFDAGFAALKNSGAPNDKAAVAKALSTLKTITTVGLVDFTSGPFPNVSPSSIIGTQWVKTKAGSKFKFDLLITENANDSKVPIGAKLLSYN is encoded by the coding sequence ATGACGACCAAAATCCCGCCATCCGATCAAAACGGGACCGCTGCAGTCGGGCGCGGCCTCACCCGGCGGCAATTCACCAAACGTGCGGCTGTCACGGTGAGTGGTGCGGCCCTGGCCGAAACCGTCCCCGCCCTATGGCGCACCGCGAACGCGGCCGAAATCATCAAGGTCGGCTTCCTCAGCCCGCGCAGCGGCCCGCTCGCCGGATTTGGTGAAGGCGATCCCTATGTCATCGACCTCGTCCGCAAGACATTGGCAAAAGGCTTTGCGGTCGGCGGCAAGACCTATGCGGTCGAGCTCATCGACAAGGACGCCCAGTCGGATCCCGCGCGCGCCGGGCAGCTGGCGAAGGAACTGATCACCAGCAATGCCATTGATTTCATGCTCACCACCTCGACCCCGGAGACCGTGAACCCGGTCTCGGATGCCTGCGAGGCCGCGGGCGTTCCTTGCCTGTCGACGGTCATGCCGTGGGAAGCCTGGTATTTCGGTCGTGGCGCCAAGCCTGGCGCCCCGTCCCCGTTCAAATGGACCTACCACTTCAGTTTCGGCGTCAAGAATTTCCTCGATTGCTATGTGTCGCAGTGGAGCACCTTGCAGACGAACAAGAAGCTTGGCGTTCTCTATCCCAACGACGCCGATGGCAATGCGATCCGCGAGCATCTGGCGCCGGCCCTGGCACAGGCCGGCTACACCGTCATCGATCCTGGCGGATACGAGGACGGCACTTCCGATTACTCGGCTCAAATCGCCAAATTCAAAGCGGAAAAATGTGAGATCTTCAACACATTCCCGATCCCGCCTGACTTTGCGACCTTCTGGCGCCAGGCCGCTCAGCAAGGCTACACAAAGACGACGAAGATCGTGCAGATCGCCAAGACCGGCCTCTTCCCTTCGAATGTAGAAGCGCTTGGGTCGCTGGGGGACAAGCTCGCCAGCGCCTGCTATTGGCATCGCGACTTCCCCTATAGCTCGTCGCTGACCGGCGTCACCTCGAAGGACCTCGCCGACGGCTATGAGAAGGTGGCCGGCAAGCAGTGGAACCAGCAAATCGGCGCATCGATGTCCTTGTTCGATGCAGGATTTGCGGCGCTGAAGAACAGTGGCGCGCCGAATGACAAGGCGGCCGTCGCCAAGGCCTTGAGCACATTGAAGACGATCACCACGGTTGGTCTTGTCGATTTCACCAGCGGCCCGTTCCCGAACGTTTCGCCGAGCAGCATCATCGGCACGCAATGGGTGAAGACGAAGGCCGGCAGCAAGTTCAAGTTCGACCTCTTGATCACTGAGAACGCCAACGACTCAAAGGTGCCGATTGGCGCAAAGCTTTTGTCCTATAATTGA
- a CDS encoding HCOMODA/2-hydroxy-3-carboxy-muconic semialdehyde decarboxylase translates to MSGYDSEKEAVADLVAANRILFDQGIVDAFGHASLRSPQNPERFLLARNMAPGLVTTGDILEFDLDGEPVNSAEGSVYLERFIHSEIYRARADVMAVVHSHSPTVVPFSVTKSVRLRPICHMCGFLGAGAPIFEIRECAGDATDLLIRNRALGAALAKDLGTGSVVLMRGHGSTVVGETLQHAVYRAIYTEQNAKLQAEAMRLGEVTYLTEQEAATAQKNVETQIRRPWELWKSRVTIA, encoded by the coding sequence ATGAGCGGATATGACAGCGAGAAGGAAGCCGTCGCGGATCTGGTTGCGGCGAACCGCATTCTCTTCGACCAGGGCATCGTCGATGCCTTCGGCCATGCCAGCCTGCGCTCGCCGCAAAATCCCGAGCGGTTCCTGCTCGCCCGCAACATGGCGCCCGGCCTCGTCACCACAGGCGACATCCTCGAATTCGATCTCGACGGCGAGCCGGTGAACTCCGCCGAAGGGAGCGTCTATCTCGAACGCTTCATCCATAGCGAGATCTACCGGGCACGCGCCGACGTCATGGCGGTGGTGCACAGCCATTCGCCGACCGTGGTGCCGTTCAGCGTCACCAAATCGGTGCGCCTGCGCCCCATCTGTCATATGTGCGGTTTTCTCGGCGCAGGCGCCCCGATTTTCGAGATCCGGGAATGCGCCGGCGATGCGACGGACCTGCTGATCCGCAACCGGGCGCTGGGCGCGGCGCTGGCGAAGGATCTCGGCACCGGCTCCGTCGTGCTGATGCGCGGACATGGCTCGACCGTGGTCGGCGAGACGCTGCAGCATGCCGTCTATCGGGCGATCTACACGGAGCAGAATGCCAAATTGCAGGCCGAAGCGATGCGTCTCGGCGAGGTCACCTACCTGACCGAGCAGGAAGCAGCGACCGCGCAGAAGAACGTCGAAACCCAGATTCGCCGGCCTTGGGAATTGTGGAAATCCCGCGTCACCATTGCCTGA